One Mycobacterium marseillense DNA window includes the following coding sequences:
- a CDS encoding PDR/VanB family oxidoreductase yields the protein MTVTRAIWDSIPADLYGRRKRDRMYTALYGVGTLFGGMASASRWTPARVLPVQRTTTAVITKREQLTPDVVALTLGDPDGGLLPSWTPGAHIDVRLPSGRRRQYSLCGPPARRTDYRIAVRRIPDGGGGSNEMHDAFDVGDALEFEGPRNAFYLVTDEHEVLFVIGGIGVTPILPMIRTAQQRGIAWRAVYAGRSRDHMPLLDEVVGVAPERVTVWADDERGRIPTAAELLAGAGPTTAVYVCGPTALLESVRIARDEHARAPLHYERFGPPPVVDGTPFELELARSQRVLTVPANRSALDVMLDRDSKTAYSCQQGFCGTCKVKVLAGQVDRRGSAAEGDDEMLVCVSRAKSGRVIIDA from the coding sequence ATGACTGTGACACGCGCTATTTGGGACAGCATTCCGGCCGACCTCTACGGCCGGCGCAAACGTGACCGGATGTACACCGCGTTGTACGGCGTCGGCACGTTGTTCGGCGGCATGGCGTCGGCGTCGCGGTGGACGCCCGCGCGGGTGCTGCCCGTGCAGCGGACCACCACCGCGGTGATCACCAAACGCGAACAGCTGACGCCCGACGTGGTCGCGTTGACGCTGGGCGACCCGGACGGTGGACTGCTGCCGTCCTGGACGCCGGGCGCGCACATCGACGTCCGGCTCCCGTCGGGGCGCCGCCGGCAGTACTCGCTGTGCGGGCCGCCCGCCCGGCGCACCGACTATCGCATCGCCGTGCGCCGCATTCCCGACGGCGGCGGCGGCTCGAACGAGATGCACGACGCCTTCGACGTGGGCGACGCGCTCGAGTTCGAGGGCCCCCGCAACGCGTTCTATCTCGTCACCGACGAGCACGAGGTGTTGTTCGTGATCGGCGGCATCGGAGTGACGCCCATCCTGCCCATGATCCGGACGGCCCAGCAGCGCGGAATCGCTTGGCGCGCCGTCTACGCCGGGCGCAGCCGCGACCACATGCCGCTGCTCGACGAAGTGGTGGGGGTCGCGCCGGAGCGGGTCACCGTGTGGGCCGACGACGAGCGCGGGCGGATCCCCACCGCGGCGGAGCTGCTCGCCGGCGCCGGCCCGACCACCGCCGTGTACGTGTGTGGTCCGACCGCGTTGCTGGAATCGGTGCGCATCGCGCGTGACGAACACGCCCGCGCGCCGCTGCACTACGAACGCTTCGGGCCGCCGCCGGTGGTCGACGGCACGCCATTCGAACTGGAACTGGCGCGCTCGCAGCGGGTGCTCACCGTGCCCGCCAACCGCTCGGCGCTCGACGTCATGCTCGACCGCGACTCGAAGACGGCCTATTCCTGCCAGCAGGGCTTCTGCGGCACTTGCAAGGTGAAAGTGCTTGCCGGGCAAGTCGATCGGCGGGGGAGTGCCGCCGAGGGTGACGACGAGATGCTGGTCTGCGTGTCGCGGGCGAAAAGCGGCCGCGTCATCATCGACGCCTGA
- a CDS encoding alpha/beta fold hydrolase: MTASDGVSLAVHAYTEIDPRRPTVLAIHGYPDNHRVWDGVAGELAGRFNVVAYDVRGSGASSRPARRSDYALPQLVSDVGAVIDSLGVGQVHLLAHDWGSIQGWAAVTDQTVMAKVASFTSISGPHLNYAGRFLRSPRTPRAVFDVVKQALASSYIWFFLCPVVPELAIRARATAKVFAAVERIGRRRGSDRQRAATTRSIPDYLNGLNLYRANMPAPFFIPVTPLPQTRVPVQVLVARRDYFVSPALQRFTGSIPDGGRIVPIEGGHWVVTSHPDVIAGFTGEWIDLTSEPAGRRGMGQA; the protein is encoded by the coding sequence GTGACCGCCTCCGACGGCGTTTCGCTGGCCGTCCACGCCTACACCGAGATCGACCCGCGGCGGCCCACCGTCCTGGCGATCCACGGCTACCCGGATAACCACCGCGTGTGGGACGGGGTCGCAGGCGAACTCGCCGGCCGGTTCAACGTCGTCGCCTATGACGTGCGCGGGTCCGGCGCATCCTCCAGACCGGCACGGCGGTCCGATTACGCTCTGCCGCAGCTGGTTTCCGATGTCGGCGCGGTCATCGACAGCCTCGGGGTCGGCCAGGTCCACCTGCTGGCCCATGACTGGGGTTCGATCCAGGGCTGGGCGGCCGTCACCGACCAGACCGTGATGGCCAAGGTCGCCTCGTTCACGTCGATCTCCGGGCCGCACCTGAACTATGCGGGCAGGTTCCTGCGGTCTCCGCGCACACCGCGCGCCGTCTTCGACGTCGTCAAGCAGGCCCTCGCGTCGTCATACATCTGGTTCTTCCTGTGCCCGGTGGTGCCGGAGCTGGCGATCCGGGCGCGCGCCACCGCGAAAGTGTTTGCCGCGGTGGAACGCATCGGCCGCCGGCGTGGCAGCGACCGGCAACGCGCGGCGACGACCCGGTCGATCCCCGACTACCTCAACGGCCTCAACCTGTACCGGGCGAACATGCCGGCGCCGTTCTTCATCCCGGTAACGCCGTTGCCGCAGACCCGGGTACCGGTGCAGGTGCTCGTCGCCCGCCGGGACTATTTCGTATCGCCTGCCCTGCAACGGTTTACCGGATCCATTCCGGACGGCGGCAGGATCGTCCCGATCGAGGGTGGGCATTGGGTGGTCACCTCGCATCCCGACGTCATCGCCGGATTCACCGGCGAATGGATCGACCTGACGTCGGAGCCGGCGGGCCGCCGCGGCATGGGGCAGGCGTGA